From the Hordeum vulgare subsp. vulgare chromosome 1H, MorexV3_pseudomolecules_assembly, whole genome shotgun sequence genome, the window AGCAAGGAGGGACGACTAGACAGACGAGATCATCATCCTGAAAATACTGTGCCGCGGAGCATACTCGGGACGGCTCGGCTCTACTTGGTGATGGCGTAGATGGCGTAGATGATGCCCGGGATGTAGCCGAGGAAGGTGAGCAGGAGGCAGATCCAGAACTCGTGCTGCAAGAAAGAAAGCAAGAAACAATTATCAGTAATTCCATCCATACATGTCCCCATCCATCAACCCATGCATCCATCAACCTGTCGATCGAGCAGAGCCAGAAAGGGGAAGACGGAAGAAGGGAGAAAGAGGAAAGAATCCGATGCTTTTGCTTACCCCGCATCCGAACTTGAGGAAGACGCCGAGGGGCGGGAGGATGATGGCGAGGATGATGTCGATGCAGTTGGCCGTGCCCGCCATGGTCGATCCTTCGGCGGACGGAGAGCTTTTTTCACTCGGTGGATGGAGGGGAGGCAGCAGAGCTGATCtgagcagagcagagcagagcaggaTGGGAAGGGGTGGTGGATGACACACGTATCCAGCCGGGCTCTGGTTATATAGACGGGGAGAAGAGAAGTCAAGGGTGGACGGCGGCGAGGGTGAGGCGAAGGGAGGGAGGAAATATCGGGGCGACGCGTGTGGGCCTGTCGACGGGCGCGATGTGGCCCGCGTTGGCGACGCGTTGTTATAAAAAGGATGAAACACGTTCGAGCTGTGCCTCGCTGACGGGCTCATCTCATCCGCCGCCCAACCACCCTGGCAAGTTTGCCAGTTTCCTATGGCAATTTGACTCCTACAAGTAGGAGTAGTATTACTTAGCTGTTAAGCGTCAAGGAGAAAGCATTTGTCACTGGGCGCGTATGCCCTGCTTGAAATCTTCTGGGATTCTTAGGATTGCAAGCCTCGGGGCGAGGGCAACGATGATGaccactccctccgtttttaaatataagtctttttaaaattttattaaaagactacatgcaaagcaaaatgaatgaatctacgctttaaagtatgtctatatatagccGTATGTGGTTTTTTAATGAAAcgtctaaaaaaacttatatttaaaaatggaggCAGTATTTTATAGTGGTGTGCTGCTTGGATTCGAAGATATGCAAAGCGTCATAGTTTGTTGTTACAGAGCGTCATCGTTTGTTGTTATGGTGCATTATGGTCGTGTGTGGGGTTTCTATCGCTTTGGCAACCCGTGTGAAATGAATGAAAATTGGCGTGATCGGTCCTGGTGTATCGCGAGCGGTTTATGCATGGTACAAAGGTTTGAACGGCACTCTTCTAAATGTAAAACAAAATGTTATACTACATGTACAAAGATATGTCGGATGTGCCTGAAGCGAAAAATACAAAGACATGTCAATACACTAAAAGTTTCCTGCCACAAATCATTGTGCAAGCTTCGCGAACAAAAGGAGTGTCATGGATGACTCGACTACAGAGAAACTTAAAGTAGGAACTAAGAGGCTGACTGTTGAGATCCCCGCACAATTGTTTGGGCGGGGAGGGGGGGCGTTGCCGCTCCACGAACATCTTGTTTTTGGAAGAACCCGATGAGGTGCTCCTGCAATATGGTAGTGGTTCTGCCGGTGTCGACGTAGCCTAGAATGTGACATTGTGTAGTCGTGCCCGATGTAGCCGTCGAaggaggctgttggaaatatgccctagaggcaataataaattagttattattatatttcttagttcatgataatcgtttattatccatgctataattgtattgattggaaacacaatacttgtgtggatacatagacaaaacactgtccctagtaagcctctagttgactagctcgttgatcaaagatggtcaaggtttcctggccataggcaagtgttgtcacttgataacgggatcacatcattaggagaatcatgtgatggactagacccaaactaatagacgtagcatgttgatcgtgtcattttgttgctactgttttctgcgtgtcaagtatttgttcctatgaccatgagatcatataactcacggacaccggaggaatgctttgtgtgtatcaaacgtcgcaacgtaactgggtgactataaagatgctctacaggtatctccgaaggtgttcgttgagttagtatggatcaagactgggatttgtcactccgtgtgacggagaggtatctcggggcccactcggtaatacaacatcacacataagccttgcaagcaatgtaacttagtgtaagttgcgggatcttgtattacagaacgagtaaagagacttgccggtaaacgaggttgaaataggtatacggatactgacgatcgaatctcgggcaagtaacataccgaaggacaaagggaatgacatacgggattatacgaatccttggcactgaggttcaaacgataagatcttcgtagaatatgtaggatccaatatgggcatccaggtcccgctgttggatattgaccgaggaatctctcgggtcatgtctacatagttctcgaacccgcagggtctgcacacttaaggttcgacgttgttttatgcgtatttgagttatatggttggttaccgaatgttgttcggagtcccggatgagatcacggacgtcacgagggtttccggaatagtccggaaacgaagattgatatataggatgacctcatttgattaccggaaggttttcggagttaccgggaatgtaccgggaatgacgaatgggttccgggagttcaccggaggggggcaacccactccggggaagcccataggcatttgggggggtcacaccagcccttagtgggctggtgggacagcccaccaatcccctatgcgccaagagagaaaaaaaatcaaaggaaagaaaaaaaaaaggaagaagtgggaagggggaaggactccctcccaccaaaccaagtaggactcggtttgggggggagagtcctcccccctggctcggccgaccccttggggatcccttggaccccaaggcaaggtccccctccctcctcctatatatatggggcttttagggcagatttgagacgacctttcccacggctgcccgaccacatacctccatagtttttcctctagatcgtgtttctacggagctcgggcggagccctgctgagacaagatcatcaccaacctccggagcgccgtcacgctgctggagaactcttctacctctccgtctctcttgctggatcaagaaggccgagatcatcgtcgagctgtacgtgtgctgaacgcggaggtgccgtccgttcggtactagatcgtgggactgatcgcgggattgttcgcggggcggatcgagggacgtgaggacgttccactacatcaaccgcgttctctaacgcttctgctgtacgatctacaagggtacgtagattactcatcccctctcgtagatggacatcaccatgataggtcttcgtgcgcgtaggaaaatttttctttcccatgcgacgttccccaacagtggcatcatgagctaggttcatgcgtagatgtattctcgagtagaacacaaaaggttttgtgggcggtgatgtgcgttttgctgccctccttagtcttttcttgattccgcggtattgttggattgaagcggcttggaccgacattactcgtacgcttacgagagactggtttcatcgttacgagtaaccccctttgctcaaagatgactggcaagtgacggtttctccaactttagttgaatcggatttgaccgaggaggtccttggatgaggttaaatagcaactcatatatctccgttgtggtgtttgcgtaagtaagatgcgatcctactagatacccttggtcaccacgtaaaacatgcaacaacaaaattagaggacgtctaacttgtttttgcagggtatgattgtgatgtgatatggccaacgatgtgatgtgatatattggatgtatgagatgatcatgttgtaatagaaatatcgacttgcacgtcgatggtacggccaccggcaggagccatagggttgtctttatactaatatatgtgcttgcagatgcgtttactattttgctaggatgtagctttagtagtaatagcataagtagcacgacaaccacgatggcaacgcgttgatggatgatcatggtgtggcgccggtgacaagaagatcgtgccggtgctttggtgatggagatcaagaagcacgtgatgatggccatatcatgtcacttatgaattgcatgtgatgttaatcctttgatgcaccttattttgcttaaaacgacggtagcattatgaggtgatctctcactaaaatttcaagacgaaattgtgttctccccgactgtgcaccgttgctacagttcgtcgtttcgagacaccacgtgatgatcgggtgtgatagactcaacgttcacatacaacgggtgcaaaacagttgcgcacgcggaacactcgggttaagcttgacgagcctagcatgtgcagacatggcctcggaacacatgagaccgaaaggtcgagcatgaatcgtatagttgatatgattagcatagagatgcttaccactgaaactattctcgactcacgtgatgatcggacttgagatagtggatttggatcatgtaccactcaaatgactagagagatgtactttttgagtgggagttcttaagtaatatgattaattgaactaattgtcatgaacatagtctaatggtctttgcgaattacgatgtagcttgcgctatagctctactgtttttatatgttcctagagaaaatttagttgaaaattgttagtagcaaactttgcagactgagtctgtaaaaccgaggattgtcctcgttgctgcacagaaggcttatgtccttaatgcaccactcagtgtactgcacctcgagcgtcgtctgtggatgctgtgaacatccgacatacacgtttctgatgactacacgatagttcagtgcaaagtacttaatggcttagaagcaaggcaccgaaaacgttttaaaacgtcacggaa encodes:
- the LOC123423862 gene encoding uncharacterized protein LOC123423862 → MSPSARHSSNVFHPFYNNASPTRATSRPSTGPHASPRYFLPPFASPSPPSTLDFSSPRLYNQSPAGYVCHPPPLPILLCSALLRSALLPPLHPPSEKSSPSAEGSTMAGTANCIDIILAIILPPLGVFLKFGCGHEFWICLLLTFLGYIPGIIYAIYAITK